The following coding sequences are from one Lycium ferocissimum isolate CSIRO_LF1 chromosome 3, AGI_CSIRO_Lferr_CH_V1, whole genome shotgun sequence window:
- the LOC132049936 gene encoding F-box protein At2g16365-like isoform X1, protein MVSGMDHIPTRQALDCPKKEVGHKSLNTTEIPDINLELPVPTDKLEPTSSRTQSLDRRLFLDLNEQPSPLKADICPATLLDEEPGSRWVKRLKLSASRFLSVGTKSSNLSAKSSHEKANKSHSKISRATTTGSELAAGKFHGEELVAYDRNLALARNSDEQELLTSLSWVQRWLHNRSVTAQKRPQSMVVCEPQCSKLELGDFQKKHSPSIAAMALMGKAITGFQPCEFQKRGPYVVWKTVVSAETHSSNSYCASD, encoded by the exons ATG GTGAGTGGAATGGACCATATACCTACTCGTCAAGCACTTGACTGTCCCAAGAAAGAAGTTGGACATAAAAGCCTTAATACCACCGAAATACCTGACATAAACTTGGAGCTTCCAGTTCCTACCGACAAGTTGGAACCAACTTCTTCCAGAACTCAAAGTTTGGATAGAAGATTGTTCCTTGACCTTAACGAGCAGCCAAGTCCATTGAAAGCTGATATTTGCCCTGCGACGCTGCTCGATGAGGAGCCTGGTAGCAGATGGGTCAAGCGCCTCAAATTGAGTGCTTCTAGATTCCTTTCTGTTGGAACAAAGAGCTCTAACCTTTCAGCGAAGTCATCTCATGAGAAAGCAAACAAGTCCCATAGCAAAATTTCTAGAGCTACCACAACTGGCTCAGAACTCGCAGCTGGTAAATTTCATGGTGAAGAATTGGTGGCTTATGATAGAAATCTAGCCTTAGCAAGGAACTCTGATGAGCAAGAGTTATTGACTTCACTGTCTTGGGTTCAAAGGTGGCTTCATAATAGATCTGTCACTGCACAAAAGAGGCCTCAATCAATGGTGGTTTGTGAGCCTCAATGCTCAAAGTTGGAACTTGGTGATTTCCAGAAGAAACATTCCCCAAGCATTGCTGCCATGGCCCTCATGGGAAAGGCAATAACTGGTTTTCAACCATGTGAATTCCAAAAAAGAGGCCCCTATGTAGTTTGGAAAACAGTAGTTTCTGCAGAAACTCATAGCAGCAACAGTTACTGTGCTTCAGATTAG
- the LOC132049936 gene encoding F-box protein At2g16365-like isoform X2 produces MDHIPTRQALDCPKKEVGHKSLNTTEIPDINLELPVPTDKLEPTSSRTQSLDRRLFLDLNEQPSPLKADICPATLLDEEPGSRWVKRLKLSASRFLSVGTKSSNLSAKSSHEKANKSHSKISRATTTGSELAAGKFHGEELVAYDRNLALARNSDEQELLTSLSWVQRWLHNRSVTAQKRPQSMVVCEPQCSKLELGDFQKKHSPSIAAMALMGKAITGFQPCEFQKRGPYVVWKTVVSAETHSSNSYCASD; encoded by the coding sequence ATGGACCATATACCTACTCGTCAAGCACTTGACTGTCCCAAGAAAGAAGTTGGACATAAAAGCCTTAATACCACCGAAATACCTGACATAAACTTGGAGCTTCCAGTTCCTACCGACAAGTTGGAACCAACTTCTTCCAGAACTCAAAGTTTGGATAGAAGATTGTTCCTTGACCTTAACGAGCAGCCAAGTCCATTGAAAGCTGATATTTGCCCTGCGACGCTGCTCGATGAGGAGCCTGGTAGCAGATGGGTCAAGCGCCTCAAATTGAGTGCTTCTAGATTCCTTTCTGTTGGAACAAAGAGCTCTAACCTTTCAGCGAAGTCATCTCATGAGAAAGCAAACAAGTCCCATAGCAAAATTTCTAGAGCTACCACAACTGGCTCAGAACTCGCAGCTGGTAAATTTCATGGTGAAGAATTGGTGGCTTATGATAGAAATCTAGCCTTAGCAAGGAACTCTGATGAGCAAGAGTTATTGACTTCACTGTCTTGGGTTCAAAGGTGGCTTCATAATAGATCTGTCACTGCACAAAAGAGGCCTCAATCAATGGTGGTTTGTGAGCCTCAATGCTCAAAGTTGGAACTTGGTGATTTCCAGAAGAAACATTCCCCAAGCATTGCTGCCATGGCCCTCATGGGAAAGGCAATAACTGGTTTTCAACCATGTGAATTCCAAAAAAGAGGCCCCTATGTAGTTTGGAAAACAGTAGTTTCTGCAGAAACTCATAGCAGCAACAGTTACTGTGCTTCAGATTAG